Proteins co-encoded in one Brassica rapa cultivar Chiifu-401-42 chromosome A02, CAAS_Brap_v3.01, whole genome shotgun sequence genomic window:
- the LOC103850701 gene encoding transcription factor SRM1 → MTVEEVSDGSVWSREDDIAFERAIASYTDESDEKWEKIAADVPGKSVEQIKEHYEVLVEDVSRIESGCVPLPAYNSPQGGSGDGDDEGGNTKKGGNSHVGESKAKSDQERRKGIAWTEDEHRLFLLGLDKYGKGDWRSISRNFVVTRTPTQVASHAQKYFIRLNSMNKERRRTSIHDITSVGDADVSTPQGPITGQNNNNGSAAVVVAGGGNKSAKQGVSQPPPGPPVYGTPSIGQPVVGTPVSLPTPPHMAFAAPVPGSVVPQMPYTTMPRTPTAHR, encoded by the exons ATGACTGTGGAGGAAGTGAGTGATGGGTCTGTGTGGAGTAGGGAAGATGATATAGCCTTTGAGAGAGCTATTGCTAGTTATACAGATGAATCTGATGAGAAGTGGGAGAAGATTGCTGCTGATGTTCCTGGGAAAAGcgttgagcagattaaagaacaCTACGAGGTTTTAGTTGAGGATGTTAGTAGGATTGAATCAGGATGTGTGCCACTTCCTGCTTATAATTCTCCTCAAGGAGGATctggtgatggtgatgatgaaggAGGGAACACTAAGAAAGGAGGAAACAGTCATGTGGGCGAGTCTAAAGCAAAGTCAGATCAAGAACGGCGGAAGGGTATTGCCTGGACTGAGGATGAGCACAG GTTGTTTCTTCTTGGTTTGGATAAGTATGGTAAAGGAGATTGGCGTAGCATTTCTCGCAACTTTGTGGTGACAAGAACACCGACACAAGTCGCTAGCCACGCTCAAAAGTACTTCATTCGTCTGAACTCGATGAACAAAGAGAGGAGACGAACAAGCATTCATGACATCACTAGTGTTGGTGACGCTGATGTCTCAACGCCACAAGGACCTATCACTGGTCAGAACAACAACAACGGTTctgctgctgttgttgttgctggAGGAGGAAACAAATCAGCCAAGCAAGGTGTCTCACAACCACCACCGGGACCTCCTGTGTATGGAACACCAAGCATAGGTCAGCCAGTAGTTGGAACACCTGTGAGCCTCCCAACTCCACCTCACATGGCTTTTGCTGCTCCAGTCCCTGGCTCAGTGGTTCCTCAGATGCCGTACACCACAATGCCGCGTACACCAACGGCTCATAGGTAA
- the LOC103850700 gene encoding uncharacterized protein At5g08430: protein MGDMTWVEEGTSHLTSSRKRKARAKRFEFIGWGSRQLIEFLHSLGKDTTTKISRFEVSEAISRYIAENGLIDSSNKKKVACDHRLMSLFGAKTILRIKVYDLLEKHYEENQDDADFDYLYEDEAQIVSRSEKVVKIRKVVEKKPRGIFAKMVSENVKMVYLRKSLVQELVEKSQEAFEGKVLGSFVRIRSDPNDYLQKNPYQLVQVTGVKKEPGTDGFLLQVTNCVKDVSISMLSDDDFSKEECEDLHQRIKNGSLKQPTIVEMEEKARSLHEDQTKHWLGRELASLQKRIAQATEKGWRRELSEYLEKRELLQTPEEQSRLLRELPEVIGEELVPNPEASPEAHKSCDNEQRLSESPISSIQETPEVRNLFGGDDQQCNNGFLMSNTITTPGITSHAVDLPTWTASAGDESLHRDVEQTANGITGEEETPTKEPDVSQLQSSTPVLNHNNGSQAQLNPSEIIELSDGDEDENCGDGETLDPTVEHVQVLSSPPPSACLSEKKRKRDRRTPYDREKASWLYKDPQGDIQGPFSLTELKAWNDAEYFYKGFKVWMTGQSVSSAVLLTDVLRGVF from the exons ATGGGAGACATGACTTGGGTTGAAGAGGGCACTAGCCACTTGACTAGCTCTAGGAAAAGGAAAGCTAGAGCTAAGCGTTTCGAGTTCATAGGATGGGGTTCAAGACAACTCATCGAGTTTCTTCACTCTCTCGGCAAAGACACAACCACCAAGATCTCTAGATTCGAGGTTAGCGAGGCTATCTCAAGGTACATTGCTGAGAACGGTCTCATAGATTCCTCAAACAAGAAGAAAGTCGCGTGTGACCATAGGCTGATGTCGCTTTTCGGGGCTAAGACGATACTGAGGATCAAGGTCTATGATCTACTGGAGAAGCATTACGAGGAGAATCAGGATGATGCGGATTTTGATTATCTGTACGAGGATGAGGCGCAGATTGTGAGCCGTTCGGAGAAGGTGGTTAAGATAAGGAAGGTTGTTGAGAAGAAGCCTAGAGGTATTTTTGCGAAGATGGTGAGTGAGAATGTTAAGATGGTCTACTTGAGGAAGAGTTTGGTTCAGGAGCTGGTCGAGAAGTCTCAGGAGGCCTTTGAGGGTAAAGTGTTGGGGAGTTTTGTGAGGATTAGGTCTGACCCTAATGATTATCTTCAGAAGAATCCTTATCAGCTTGTTCAGGTCACAG GCGTGAAGAAGGAGCCTGGGACTGATGGTTTTCTTCTTCAGGTTACTAATTGTGTAAAAGACGTTTCTATCTCTATGCTATCTGATGATGATTTCTCCAAG GAGGAATGTGAAGATTTGCATCAGAGAATAAAGAACGGTTCTCTTAAGCAGCCCACAATT GTGGAGATGGAAGAAAAGGCTCGAAGTTTACATGAAGATCAGACAAAACAC TGGCTTGGAAGAGAACTGGCATCGTTACAAAAGCGTATTGCTCAAGCCACTGAGAAGGGATGGCGAAGAGA GCTGTCTGAGTATCTGGAAAAGAGGGAGCTTCTTCAGACTCCAGAAGAACAGTCCCGGCTACTCCGTGAACTTCCGGAAGTTATTGGAGAGGAACTTGTACCAAACCCTGAAGCGTCCCCTGAGGCTCATAAGAGTTGTGACAACGAACAACGATTGAGCGAATCTCCAATATCAAGCATCCAAGAAACCCCAGAAGTCCGCAACCTCTTTGGTGGAGACGATCAGCAGTGTAATAATGGTTTTCTGATGTCAAACACCATCACAACTCCGGGAATCACGTCTCATGCGGTGGACTTGCCAACATGGACTGCTTCTGCAG GTGATGAATCTCTTCATAGAGATGTAGAGCAGACAGCAAATGGCATCACCGGAGAAGAAGAAACGCCAACTAAAGAGCCTGACGTTTCTCAGCTTCAGTCAAGCACACCAGTATTAAATCATAACAACGGATCTCAAGCTCAACTGAATCCATCAGAGATAATAGAGCTTAGCGATGGTGATGAAGACGAGAACTGTGGTGATGGAGAGACTCTAGACCCTACAGTTGAACATGTTCAGGTTCTGAGCTCTCCTCCTCCCTCCGCTTGCCTATctgaaaagaaaaggaaaagggACAGGCGCACACCATATGATAGAGAGAAGGCAAGCTGGCTATACAAAGATCCTCAAGGTGATATACAAGGACCTTTCTCTCTCACAGAACTCAAAGCTTGGAACGACGCAGAGTACTTCTACAAAGGCTTCAAGGTTTGGATGACAGGACAGAGCGTGAGCTCTGCAGTTTTGCTAACCGATGTTCTTCGTGGAGTTTTTTAG